The DNA sequence CAACAAGTGGGCCCAATgtgttattacatatttattgtaaatatCCTATAAACCTGAAAtaatcttatatatatatatatgtgtgtgtggttttcaTATTTCCAGGCCATTTAATGATAGAAATTGTATATTGACAgtcattttgttaaatgtcactGATCCCGTAGGAATATATACGAATTCttatatattcataaatctAATATTCTTCAAatgaatctttaaaaatcaaagttCATATCATTgcaaagctctaagaatgttgTTTtgatatttcaaaacatttttgcaataGGGCAGAGCGGGGGCGaagtacaatttttcagaaaaacgtaattttaaaagctaatgttttagacggatatatttttgctgtgatcAATGACTCACAAGTGTTGTCTATCAATATCAGGTGAAATTTGATCAAATTTAAAACGACTTTGTCAgccgggacaaaagtaacacacaaaacaaaatagatttttgtgttacacttgtttttattaaatatacatgactatgaccttgttaatatctaactgcaaacatattttgtcattgatctttgtaaaaaataatgaaattacattttcattttaaatttcggTTTTatcaatgtttcaaaagcaacccgGCAGTAcaaaatttttgaaaataaattaaacattttcaacagtatgaacactatgaaaattaaatgaaatcaaattagagaataatatacattttcaacatatacaccagtattagcagcgggacaaaagtgacaagtgttactttcgtcccgacactcctgacatttaaacgcaatttatttttatttgaatatCTCCTGAATGTATGAAAAACTCTGAgtagtcaaacttcaggatgtgttagagcactaaataacctgtagattgatcagtactgtaacacatgaaaccagaaacaaaacacattactagaaaaaattattttatgaatttacttatcatggtagAAAACAGCTTTCTGTACCTAGACACGCGAAACAATAATAAAGCGATATGTAGTTAGGGCTCTGAGAAAATCCCTTTGTTACTTTCATTCTGCGTTTTTTCACCCCAATTCTCCCCttataataatgcagtgacagtaatttattaatttaagtgTAGTATGCAGCTAACTATTGACACCTAGTGACCTTTGTTGGCAAAACCCTTAAAAGTGTTATAGAAacctcatttttttgtgattttaacttgaaatttggttcAGAATAAGCTGAGGGTTGtggctttgttttttttttagcattttgggTGTaaactattttcatttttatgtttttttttaaaatataaaatacatacttaagttaattgcattatttttattaaataaatcacaACTACACCTCAGTGAAAAACtataaagtgtcttctttaaaaagagACCAGGATTTTGCTTGGTTAATATGATTAATATGCCAGAGCAATAACATcaatgtaaaattacagaaaaaaaatatttttgtattacagaaaatttctgtcatttattgtgcccgttattttactgtatttttccgGCACctaattttacagtattttactattttttttacagttttgtcaatttacatttattaatttaactaataattttataatacaGAACAAACCGCATACTTTTTATGGTTCAATTCTGCCGAAAGGGGAACACAATCATATGTGAAAGGTTAATAATATTTGTATTGATAATGGGGTATTACAGTAAAACAATGAACAAATGCATCAAATCCTCcagatgtgttcatttttttaatgctcaTCAGATCAAGTAAACTCACAAAAGAATTATACACAAACTCTTGTTTTTAATCTCTTAATCATATACTTACAGCTAGTACAATCATTCATGCATCAAAACATTTTCCTCATGATTATAACATCACACAAAAGATTTAAAATAACCAATAAATCAGATGCGCCCTGATTACTGTGGTAAAccagtaataaaaaaataaaaaagctaaATGTGGATTTGGTTCCCTCTTCATGACACAAATACGAGCCACTATTCCAAACTTTgctgcattgcattgcattgcatttaaaAGCGTTCTTTTCACATCCGGCACGTGAACCTGCTTTATTGTTAAACATGGTATGATTGTGCAGTTAGTTACCTGAACATGTTAACAATGTGATTATGACATCTGGACAACCCTTGACTGATTACAGTACAAATTAAACAACAACGGTTCCTCTGAGTCCCGACTGAAGCTTCAGGATCCCAGGACCTTCATTTCATCGAGTTCGTGTGATGGAGCAGCCACCGATCAGACACAACATGAAGACAAAGCCAAGCGGGAAATTACAAGACGAACggaaaacaaagaaatgtcTTTAGGTAAAATGCCACTATACTGTGATTCTGTTACTGTACTGCATGAAATTATTGCTTATAATTCACACTCGCTGTACGGTAATCGAATGCCACCAtttctgatttttaaagaaAGAGTCCTATACAAATCATCAAACATTAGCACGGTTTTATAGTTTAGGGTTGCTACAAAGACACTGTGTGAAGAATCGTCCAGGGTGGTAGAGGTGACATCATGACCGGCCTTCATATTACTCTACTGGACTTTTGCAATAAGGCAATACAAGTTTGTAGGGTTGTAAGCTGGTTATCTCTGTGTGTGGATTCAGAACTAAAACTGCATCTGATGTAGAAAACTGAAGCTGCATTTCCATCACATCAACGGTGCTTATCAACAGGTCAGGGTAcagcacaaaacacacacacacactctctcttacacacaaacacagtctGGATGTAGTTCACAGTGTTCATCGTCCGCTGTGTCTCTGCGGGATACACCTCATAGTGGGATTCTGAAGAGGCTGATAAAGTGGATATTATTCGTACGTTATGACTGACGTGTCATCTCCAGATCTTCAATCACGTtagaaatgttcaaaaaggcaCACAAACTTCAAAAGAGTTGTTTTCCTTGTTTTTGTCAGTTTATAGCTACGGAGCCTAGAGGGCGCCACTGAGAAAGGACGAGCGAAACGCGCTCCGATCACGTGTAAAAGCGGTCCCTGTGAAGCGTTCACAGCTTCTCCCCGTCCAACAGCTCCTGCAGTTCTTGCTGGATGTCCTCGGGAAGCTCCAGACCAGGAAGGTCTTCCAGAGGAATCTCCTGAGTGGGCATCTCCAGCGGAGGTAGCTGAGGGATGGGAATGTCCTTGGCCTTGCGTTCCTCGCCCGACGGCGGAAGAACCCAAAGCTCCGACCTCTCCACGAAGTCCGCGTCGGCGTAGGGCTCCTTCTTCAGCCGGGCGTTCTCCGTCCGCAGGTTCTCGTTGTCCCGTTTCAGACGCTCGTTCTCGCACACCAACCTGTCCACGAGTTTGCGCAGGTCCTCGATGGTGGTCTGCTGCTCCTCCAGGCGGGTTTTGTCGTCTTTCTGGGCTTTACTGCCCGGGCAGGGCTCAGGGCGGACGTCTTTGTTCTTCAGGAGGTAAAGCCAGGTGTCGTACTCGCGCTCTGGCTGCGAGGTGTCTCCGGTAGCCGCGCTCGGCTGCGGCTG is a window from the Misgurnus anguillicaudatus chromosome 4, ASM2758022v2, whole genome shotgun sequence genome containing:
- the nrbf2b gene encoding nuclear receptor-binding factor 2b, which encodes MEVLDSPLNLAHQQCRKADRLLAAGKFEDAISCHRKAAELLKEAMKLTECEQARLSLELQRDSHMKQQVLIEERWKRARRETKPRALQHVSSDHTPRRQPQPSAATGDTSQPEREYDTWLYLLKNKDVRPEPCPGSKAQKDDKTRLEEQQTTIEDLRKLVDRLVCENERLKRDNENLRTENARLKKEPYADADFVERSELWVLPPSGEERKAKDIPIPQLPPLEMPTQEIPLEDLPGLELPEDIQQELQELLDGEKL